One window of Triticum dicoccoides isolate Atlit2015 ecotype Zavitan chromosome 5A, WEW_v2.0, whole genome shotgun sequence genomic DNA carries:
- the LOC119302103 gene encoding uncharacterized protein LOC119302103 isoform X2 translates to MVVWRESYLDLILIPLGLLLPALYHAWLWRAVRRRPLTTAFGVYSAARRLWAAGMMRDNDDKKGVLVVQSIRNVIMGSTLMATTSVLFCTGIAAVLSSTYSVKKPLSDAVFGAHGEYMMALNFLINTSCLPLPDAGKDDDGARLVGLQLPAGAVGDYVGEILERSFTLNFVGNRLFYAGVPLLLWIFGPLLAFLSALVMIPILYNLDMVHVAADRGTKEHSSGCVNGKAKGNGCMQV, encoded by the exons ATGGTGGTGTGGAGGGAGAGCTACCTGGACCTCATCCTGATCCCGCTGGGGCTGCTCCTCCCGGCGCTGTACCACGCCTGGCTGTGGCGGGCCGTGCGGCGCCGCCCGCTCACCACGGCCTTCGGGGTCTACTCGGCGGCACGCAGGCTGTGGGCGGCCGGCATGATGCGAGACAACGACGACAAGAAGGGGGTGCTGGTGGTGCAGTCCATCCGGAACGTCATCATGGGGTCCACGCTCATGGCCACCACCTCGGTGCTCTTCTGCACCGGCATCGCCGCCGTGCTCAGCAGCACCTACTCCGTCAAGAAGCCGCTGAGCGACGCCGTGTTCGGCGCGCACGGGGAGTACATGATGGCGCTCAA CTTCCTCATCAACACCTCCTGCCTCCCCCTCCCCGACGCCGGTAAGGACGACGACGGCGCCCGCCTGGTCGGCCTGCAGCTGCCGGCCGGCGCCGTGGGCGACTACGTGGGCGAGATCCTCGAGAGGAGCTTCACGCTCAACTTCGTGGGCAACAGGCTCTTCTACGCCGGGGTGCCCCTCCTGCTCTGGATCTTCGGCCCGCTGCTCGCCTTCCTCTCCGCCCTGGTCATGATCCCCATACTCTACAACCTCGACATGGTGCACGTCGCCGCCGACAGAGGAACGAAGGAGCACAGCAGCGGCTGCGTCAACGGCAAGGCGAAGGGGAATGGCTGCATGCAAGTCTGA
- the LOC119302103 gene encoding uncharacterized protein LOC119302103 isoform X1, whose translation MVVWRESYLDLILIPLGLLLPALYHAWLWRAVRRRPLTTAFGVYSAARRLWAAGMMRDNDDKKGVLVVQSIRNVIMGSTLMATTSVLFCTGIAAVLSSTYSVKKPLSDAVFGAHGEYMMALKYVALLLVFLFSFLCHTLTICFLNQASFLINTSCLPLPDAGKDDDGARLVGLQLPAGAVGDYVGEILERSFTLNFVGNRLFYAGVPLLLWIFGPLLAFLSALVMIPILYNLDMVHVAADRGTKEHSSGCVNGKAKGNGCMQV comes from the coding sequence ATGGTGGTGTGGAGGGAGAGCTACCTGGACCTCATCCTGATCCCGCTGGGGCTGCTCCTCCCGGCGCTGTACCACGCCTGGCTGTGGCGGGCCGTGCGGCGCCGCCCGCTCACCACGGCCTTCGGGGTCTACTCGGCGGCACGCAGGCTGTGGGCGGCCGGCATGATGCGAGACAACGACGACAAGAAGGGGGTGCTGGTGGTGCAGTCCATCCGGAACGTCATCATGGGGTCCACGCTCATGGCCACCACCTCGGTGCTCTTCTGCACCGGCATCGCCGCCGTGCTCAGCAGCACCTACTCCGTCAAGAAGCCGCTGAGCGACGCCGTGTTCGGCGCGCACGGGGAGTACATGATGGCGCTCAAGTACGTGGCGCTGCTGctcgtcttcctcttctccttcctctgccacaCCCTCACCATCTGCTTCCTCAACCAAGCCAGCTTCCTCATCAACACCTCCTGCCTCCCCCTCCCCGACGCCGGTAAGGACGACGACGGCGCCCGCCTGGTCGGCCTGCAGCTGCCGGCCGGCGCCGTGGGCGACTACGTGGGCGAGATCCTCGAGAGGAGCTTCACGCTCAACTTCGTGGGCAACAGGCTCTTCTACGCCGGGGTGCCCCTCCTGCTCTGGATCTTCGGCCCGCTGCTCGCCTTCCTCTCCGCCCTGGTCATGATCCCCATACTCTACAACCTCGACATGGTGCACGTCGCCGCCGACAGAGGAACGAAGGAGCACAGCAGCGGCTGCGTCAACGGCAAGGCGAAGGGGAATGGCTGCATGCAAGTCTGA